Sequence from the bacterium genome:
GCGATCCGATCTCCAACACCGAGCTGCTTGAACTCGAATGCGAAGTTCTTGCGCCCTGCGCGCTGGAGGATCAGATCAACAGCCGCAATGCCGATCGCATCAAAGCCAAGATCATTGCCGAAGGCGCCAACGGCCCGACCGCGGCCAAGGCCGATGCCATCCTGTCCAATCGCGGCATCGTGGTGATTCCGGACATTCTCTGCAATGCCGGCGGCGTGACGGTGAGTTACTTCGAGTGGGTGCAGGATCGCATGGGATATTTCTGGTCCAAGGAAGACGTGTTCTCCCGGCTGACCCGCATGCTCAACGAAGCCCTGGACGACGTCAACAACACCGCGGAGAAGTACAAAGTCAACATGCGCATCGGCGCCTATGTGCTTGCCATCGACCGGGTGGCGAAAACCCTGGCGCTGCGCGGCATCTACGGCTGAGCCGAACGCCAACAAAGCTGCAGAAAAGACAAAAGCCCGAGTGGGAACCTCCCGCTCGGGCTTTGCATTTCCGTCAACTGGTGCAGCAGCTGCGGCCGCGGCGCGGCTCAAGCCAACGTCGTGAGGGCCCGCCAAAGCGCCAGCACAAAGGCCAGCACCGTCACCGCGATGGCCGCCACACCCCAAAGCTGCATGCGATAGTTTTCCTTGCTCTTCTCCGAGTAGCCCAACAACATAGCGGCGAGATAGCCGCCGGCAAAGCCGCCGGCATGCGCCCAGTTGTTGACAATGCCGCTCATCATGAAACCATAGACGAACATGATGACGGCGAATTGCAGCGCCTGACTGTAGACCGACTCGCCGAACCGTCCGCCGCGGCTTTTGCCATAGTAAACCAGCGCGCCCAGCAACCCGAACAAAGAACCGGAGGCTCCGATGGTGAATGCGACGCCGGCAAAAAAGGAAATGAGAAATCCGAGCACGCCCGCAAAGGTGAAGATCACGATGAGCCGGCTGGTACCGAACAACTCTTCCACTGCGGGCGCGAGTTGGTGCAGGCCCATGAGATTGAACAGAATGTGCGGCAGGGAGCCGTGCAGATAGATTGCCGTGATCAGCGTCCACCAACGGCCGTCCTGCATGGCATAGCTGCCGGTCATGCCGAGCTGGTCGAGCACCACACCGTCCGGCGAGAGAAAACCGAGCAACATCTGCAAAATGCCGCCGCGGCTGCGAAAGATGGCGCTGGGATTGAGCAGCAATGCCACGGCGTATAACGCCAGACACACCGCCATCACCGCCTGCGTGAAGCCGAATCGCTCGAGCCAATGCTTCAATTTCGGTCCCACCCCCCAGAGGCCGGGATTCCGGTAGCCGCAATGGATGCAGGTTTCAGCATTCCGGCTGATCAGCTTGCCGCAATTCGGGCAGACGATCGCGCCCACACTCTGATTCGTCATTTTTCTTCTTTCATTAATTGTATCACCCGGCAGAAATGCAGAGCACGGCACGCAACCGCGAGGCCCGGCCGTCTCTGCCCGGCCACAGTAAAGTGTTCGATTTCAACAAACCGCTGGGAGTCTAAGCCTTCGACTCAATATTTGCAAGCACTTTTTCCCTTCACGCGCCGGTGAAAACAGCCGACGAAGTTTCCCGTTGCCCTTTGGAATTATTCTTTGTAATTCCAGCCGCACCTCTCCACGCTTTTCGCGCTTTTCACCGCCAGACCGGAGGCAGCCAGCCATGACGCGGCCCACCGCTTTCTCCTTCGAAGAACTCGCCCGCAACTGTCACAACTATCTCGAACGCC
This genomic interval carries:
- a CDS encoding rhomboid family intramembrane serine protease; the encoded protein is MTNQSVGAIVCPNCGKLISRNAETCIHCGYRNPGLWGVGPKLKHWLERFGFTQAVMAVCLALYAVALLLNPSAIFRSRGGILQMLLGFLSPDGVVLDQLGMTGSYAMQDGRWWTLITAIYLHGSLPHILFNLMGLHQLAPAVEELFGTSRLIVIFTFAGVLGFLISFFAGVAFTIGASGSLFGLLGALVYYGKSRGGRFGESVYSQALQFAVIMFVYGFMMSGIVNNWAHAGGFAGGYLAAMLLGYSEKSKENYRMQLWGVAAIAVTVLAFVLALWRALTTLA